The genome window GTAAGACTCGTTGGTAGCAATCACTCTGTCGGCGGTGCGAAACTGCTGTCGCTCCAGCCACAGCAGCACGCGGTGTATCCAGCCTCGCTTCCCGAAGCGCGACTCATACAGCTCGGGGTTCAGGTCATGATGGTCGAAGACGTACTTCTTGCCGAACAGCTTGTAAAACCGACCTAACAGCCAGTAGGTATCGGGCGGGTTGCAGGCGTGTATCACATCGAAGCCCTCGCGTCGCCACACCACCAGGCTCAACCAGAAGGTCATCACCCAGCAGTAGGTGAACTCCCAGAGGAAACTGATGACCCCGCGGGTGGGAGGATACATTTTATACCTGTAAACGCTCACGCCGTCGATAACCGCATGAGGTGCATCGCCCGGCTTGCGCGGAGAAATCACCGACACCCCAAAACCCGCCTGCGCCAGAGAGGTGGCTTCCATCCATACCCTTCGGTCGAAGGGAACGGGCAGGTTCTCCACGACAATCAATATTCGCTTACCAGTACAGCCCAATATACCGCCCCCTTATCGCCTCCGGAGAGATACATCTTGCCAGGTCAATCACTATCTGGTCATCGCGGTACCGGTCCGCCAGTTGCGTCACGCGGTCATCCCTGTTCGCCAGTACCACGACTTCGCTTTCATCGATCAACTGCTCCAGGCTATCGCACATCAGCGCGTGGATATGCGGGATTTCGCGTTCAATGTAAGCCTTGTTGCTGCCATAAATCGCCGCCAGCGAGACGTTGGGGTCGTAAATGCGCAGGGAGTAGCCCTTGCCGATGAGATGCTCACACAGGGTCACCATGGGGCTTTCGCGCAGGTCATCAGTGCCTGCCTTAAACGCCAGTCCGACCACACCCACACGCTTCTTGCCCAGCTGCACAATAAGGTCTACCGTACGCTCGATCTGCAGGCGGTTGCTCACCAGTATCGACTCCAGCGTGGGCAGGGTGAGGTCGTGCTGATGCGCTCGATACACCAGCGCGCGCAGGTCCTTGGGAAGGCACGAGCCACCGAACGCGAAGCCGGGCGTCAGGTACGCCGGCGAGATGTTCAGCTTCGTATCCATCGTCAACAGGCGCATGACCACATGGCTATCCACGCCCTCCTGCTTGCACCATGCACCGATTTCGTTCGCAAAGGTGATTTTCAGCGCATGGAAGGCGTTATTCGCGTACTTGACCATCTCGGCGGTGCGCAGGTCGGTCTTCACACACTCGGCGGGGATGCCCGCGTACAGCTCCGCCACGCGGTCGGCGGCTTCCTTGCTCTGCGAGCCGATAACGGTCAGCGGAGGATGGTAGAAATCGTGGATGGCGGTGCCTTCGCGCAGGAACTCCGGGTTCATGCACACATGGAACCCCTCGCCGTGCCGCCTGCCAGAGGTTTTTTCCAGAGTGGGGATGACCAGCCCTTCGCACGTACCTGGCAGAACGGTGCTGCGCACCACCACAATGTACGGCTCCTCGCGCCCGGCAAGGGCAGCACCGATCTGTCGGCACA of Bacillota bacterium contains these proteins:
- a CDS encoding UDP-glucose/GDP-mannose dehydrogenase family protein produces the protein MRIAVFGLGYVGAVTASCFAAEGHRVIGVDTDAYKVQCIMEGRSPIVERDLEQYIRRTREAGRLVATTCADEAVAQSDIALVCVGTPSRRNGSLNLEFVERVCRQIGAALAGREEPYIVVVRSTVLPGTCEGLVIPTLEKTSGRRHGEGFHVCMNPEFLREGTAIHDFYHPPLTVIGSQSKEAADRVAELYAGIPAECVKTDLRTAEMVKYANNAFHALKITFANEIGAWCKQEGVDSHVVMRLLTMDTKLNISPAYLTPGFAFGGSCLPKDLRALVYRAHQHDLTLPTLESILVSNRLQIERTVDLIVQLGKKRVGVVGLAFKAGTDDLRESPMVTLCEHLIGKGYSLRIYDPNVSLAAIYGSNKAYIEREIPHIHALMCDSLEQLIDESEVVVLANRDDRVTQLADRYRDDQIVIDLARCISPEAIRGRYIGLYW